A region from the Nocardioides coralli genome encodes:
- a CDS encoding enoyl-CoA hydratase/isomerase family protein: MSEFVRLEVADGVGTIRLDRPKMNALNAQVQEEIRAAATEAGDRDDVKAVVIWGGERVFAAGADIKEMADLSYTDMVVRSGRLQTAFSAVARIPKPVVAAVNGYALGGGCELALCADVRFAAEDAVLGQPEIQLGIIPGAGGTQRLTRLVGPSRAKELIFTGRFVKADEALALGLVDRVLPAEQVYEEALAWAGQFAGAASYALRAAKEAVDRGLEVDLDTGLEIERQQFAALFATEDRTVGMQSFVEHGPGKAQFRGR; encoded by the coding sequence ATGTCGGAGTTCGTGCGCCTCGAGGTCGCCGACGGAGTCGGCACGATCCGCCTCGACCGGCCGAAGATGAACGCGCTCAACGCGCAGGTCCAGGAGGAGATCCGGGCCGCGGCCACGGAGGCGGGCGACCGCGACGACGTGAAGGCCGTCGTCATCTGGGGCGGCGAGCGGGTCTTCGCCGCCGGCGCCGACATCAAGGAGATGGCCGACCTCTCCTACACCGACATGGTCGTCCGCTCCGGAAGGCTGCAGACGGCCTTCAGCGCGGTGGCGCGGATCCCGAAGCCCGTCGTCGCGGCGGTGAACGGCTATGCGCTGGGGGGTGGGTGCGAGCTCGCGCTGTGCGCCGACGTGCGGTTCGCGGCCGAGGACGCCGTCCTGGGGCAGCCGGAGATCCAGCTCGGGATCATCCCGGGTGCAGGTGGGACGCAGCGGCTCACGCGCCTGGTCGGCCCGAGCCGGGCCAAGGAGCTGATCTTCACCGGTCGCTTCGTCAAGGCGGACGAGGCGCTGGCCCTCGGGCTGGTCGACCGCGTGCTCCCGGCCGAGCAGGTCTACGAGGAGGCGCTGGCGTGGGCCGGGCAGTTCGCCGGTGCCGCGTCGTACGCGCTGCGCGCGGCGAAGGAGGCCGTCGACCGGGGGCTCGAGGTGGACCTCGACACCGGGTTGGAGATCGAGCGGCAGCAGTTCGCCGCCCTGTTCGCCACCGAGGACCGCACCGTCGGCATGCAGTCCTTCGTCGAGCACGGCCCGGGCAAGGCCCAGTTCCGGGGCCGCTGA
- a CDS encoding electron transfer flavoprotein subunit beta/FixA family protein produces MKYVPDATADRHFEQDLTVDRDGVDGLLSELDEYAVEQALQIKEKSGNPDEVKVTALTVAPEGGVDAVRKALQMGADEGVHVVDDAIAGSDAIATSLVLAKAVEKIGSVDLVMCGMASTDGAMSVVPAMLAERLDLPQVTLASVIETQGDQVRIKRDGDTATEVVGATMPLVLSVTDQSGEARYPSFKGIMAAKKKPLETWGLADLGVDAGDVGLSVAWSEVVETTERPPRTQGEIVTDEDGSGAGALADFLASKKFI; encoded by the coding sequence GTGAAGTACGTGCCCGATGCGACCGCCGACCGGCACTTCGAGCAGGACCTGACCGTGGACCGCGACGGCGTCGACGGCCTGCTGTCCGAGCTCGACGAGTACGCCGTCGAGCAGGCGCTCCAGATCAAGGAGAAGTCCGGCAACCCCGACGAGGTGAAGGTCACCGCGCTGACGGTCGCACCCGAGGGTGGTGTCGACGCGGTCCGCAAGGCCCTGCAGATGGGTGCTGACGAGGGCGTCCACGTCGTCGACGACGCCATCGCCGGGTCCGACGCGATCGCGACCTCGCTGGTGCTCGCCAAGGCCGTGGAGAAGATCGGTTCGGTGGACCTCGTCATGTGCGGCATGGCCTCGACCGACGGCGCCATGAGCGTCGTGCCGGCGATGCTGGCCGAGCGGCTCGACCTCCCGCAGGTGACGCTGGCCTCGGTCATCGAGACCCAGGGCGACCAGGTCCGGATCAAGCGTGACGGCGACACGGCCACCGAGGTCGTGGGCGCCACGATGCCGCTCGTGCTGTCGGTGACCGACCAGAGCGGCGAAGCGCGCTACCCCTCGTTCAAGGGCATCATGGCGGCCAAGAAGAAGCCGCTGGAGACCTGGGGCCTGGCCGACCTCGGCGTCGACGCCGGCGACGTGGGGCTCTCCGTCGCCTGGTCCGAGGTCGTCGAGACCACCGAGCGGCCGCCCCGTACCCAGGGCGAGATCGTCACCGACGAGGACGGCTCGGGCGCGGGCGCGCTGGCCGACTTCCTCGCGTCCAAGAAGTTCATCTGA
- a CDS encoding electron transfer flavoprotein subunit alpha/FixB family protein, whose protein sequence is MSEVLVLVDHADGEVKKPTYELLTIARRLGEPSAVFIGAGDQGAAAADKVKAYGAEKVYVVDDADIKGYLVAPKAEALQQLVDKTSPAAVLIPSTFEGKEIAARLAIKIGSGLITDAVDVAEDGTTTQSVFAGNYTVTAKVTTGVPVITVKPNSATPEEAAGAAAVEEFAATVSDSAKKAQIVASQPRKASGRPELTEAAIVVAGGRGTGGDFAPVEKLADSLGAAVGASRAAVDSGWIAHSFQIGQTGKTVSPQLYIAGGISGAIQHRAGMQTSKTIVAVNKDEEAPIFELVDFGVVGDLHSVFPAAAEKVTERKG, encoded by the coding sequence ATGTCTGAAGTCCTGGTACTCGTCGACCACGCCGACGGCGAGGTCAAGAAGCCCACCTACGAGCTCCTCACGATCGCCCGCCGGCTGGGCGAGCCCTCCGCGGTCTTCATCGGAGCCGGCGACCAGGGCGCCGCGGCGGCCGACAAGGTCAAGGCCTACGGCGCCGAGAAGGTCTACGTCGTCGACGACGCCGACATCAAGGGCTACCTGGTGGCCCCCAAGGCCGAGGCCCTGCAGCAGCTGGTCGACAAGACCAGCCCCGCCGCGGTCCTGATCCCCTCAACGTTCGAGGGCAAGGAGATCGCGGCCCGGCTCGCGATCAAGATCGGTTCCGGCCTCATCACCGACGCCGTCGACGTGGCCGAGGACGGGACGACCACCCAGTCCGTCTTCGCCGGCAACTACACGGTGACCGCCAAGGTCACCACCGGGGTGCCGGTCATCACCGTCAAGCCCAACTCCGCCACCCCGGAGGAGGCCGCCGGCGCCGCCGCGGTCGAGGAGTTCGCGGCCACGGTGTCCGACAGCGCGAAGAAGGCGCAGATCGTGGCCTCGCAGCCCCGCAAGGCCTCCGGCCGACCCGAGCTGACCGAGGCGGCGATCGTGGTCGCCGGCGGGCGCGGCACCGGGGGCGACTTCGCGCCGGTCGAGAAGCTCGCAGACTCGCTGGGTGCGGCCGTGGGCGCCTCCCGCGCGGCCGTCGACAGCGGCTGGATCGCCCACTCCTTCCAGATCGGCCAGACCGGCAAGACCGTCTCGCCGCAGCTCTACATCGCCGGCGGCATCTCCGGGGCCATCCAGCACCGGGCCGGCATGCAGACCTCCAAGACGATCGTGGCCGTCAACAAGGACGAGGAGGCGCCGATCTTCGAGCTCGTCGACTTCGGCGTCGTCGGCGACCTGCACAGCGTCTTCCCGGCTGCGGCCGAGAAGGTGACCGAGCGCAAGGGCTGA
- a CDS encoding lysyl oxidase family protein, with the protein MSRRTLATGIAAAVAAGSLALTTPAASGDEPAPLPSSPLSLQGPERMVTESWRGQVWTDFGLRLVAGDEPVAIWSTRPSYDDPITSVWRTSGGDVPLPADAMPTFSGLSSFAQVSVANRDGKVIRRFDAPACLNGYDVQRVHPSAPAESPYPHGCPWNPYTLGSVMGIQTGWSSPLLNEWSMSMRLKPGRYDVTGTILPAWVDFFGIAPEEATSTTRLVVRRAKDGRQARPERPAARSGPVARPAAHEPESRSAGTVVPATAPNLKSLPAFHIGLNRKGTQLRFGANVWNGGGGPLVVDGFRPADGHGHDHHMVAYQYFFDGEGNQTGYEQIGRFHWHGANHQHWHFEDFAGYRLLDSDMNLAVRSRKASFCLANTDAVDYTIPDADWQPGNTDLGSACGGRDALSLRQVLSNGSGDTYHQYRAGQAFGIKNLPDGVYYIEVVANPNGIIVESDETDNVSLRKVRIGTGRKGKRFVRVPRVGVIDEHSGW; encoded by the coding sequence TGTCTCGTCGCACCCTCGCCACCGGGATCGCCGCTGCCGTCGCAGCGGGCTCTCTGGCACTCACCACGCCTGCCGCGAGCGGCGACGAGCCGGCCCCGCTGCCGTCGTCCCCACTCAGCCTGCAGGGCCCGGAGCGGATGGTCACCGAGAGCTGGCGCGGCCAGGTCTGGACCGACTTCGGGCTGCGGCTGGTCGCCGGCGACGAGCCGGTCGCCATCTGGTCGACCCGCCCGTCCTACGACGACCCGATCACCAGCGTCTGGCGGACCTCCGGTGGCGACGTGCCCCTCCCCGCCGACGCGATGCCCACGTTCTCGGGGCTGTCGTCCTTCGCGCAGGTCTCGGTCGCCAACCGGGACGGCAAGGTGATCCGACGCTTCGACGCCCCCGCGTGCCTCAACGGCTACGACGTCCAGCGGGTCCACCCCTCCGCCCCGGCCGAGTCGCCCTATCCCCACGGCTGCCCCTGGAACCCCTACACGCTGGGCTCGGTGATGGGGATCCAGACCGGCTGGTCGAGCCCCCTGCTCAACGAGTGGAGCATGTCGATGCGGCTCAAGCCGGGCCGCTACGACGTCACCGGCACGATCCTCCCCGCCTGGGTCGACTTCTTCGGGATCGCGCCCGAGGAGGCGACCTCCACGACCCGGCTGGTGGTCCGCCGCGCCAAGGACGGCCGGCAGGCACGGCCGGAGCGCCCCGCCGCCCGTAGCGGTCCGGTCGCGCGACCTGCCGCCCACGAGCCGGAGTCGAGGAGCGCCGGCACCGTGGTGCCGGCCACGGCACCCAACCTCAAGTCGTTGCCGGCCTTCCACATCGGGCTGAACCGCAAGGGGACCCAGCTCCGCTTCGGCGCCAACGTGTGGAACGGCGGCGGCGGACCGCTCGTCGTCGACGGCTTCCGGCCTGCCGACGGTCACGGGCACGACCACCACATGGTGGCCTACCAGTACTTCTTCGACGGTGAGGGCAACCAGACCGGCTACGAGCAGATCGGCCGGTTCCACTGGCACGGGGCCAACCACCAGCACTGGCACTTCGAGGACTTCGCGGGCTACCGCCTCCTGGACAGCGACATGAACCTGGCGGTCCGCTCCCGCAAGGCGTCGTTCTGCCTGGCCAACACCGATGCCGTCGACTACACGATCCCCGACGCCGACTGGCAGCCCGGCAACACCGACCTGGGCAGCGCCTGTGGCGGCCGCGACGCGCTCTCGCTGCGGCAGGTCCTGTCCAACGGCTCGGGAGACACCTACCACCAGTACCGCGCCGGCCAGGCCTTCGGGATCAAGAACCTGCCGGACGGGGTCTACTACATCGAGGTCGTCGCCAACCCCAACGGGATCATCGTCGAGTCCGACGAGACCGACAACGTCTCGCTGCGCAAGGTGCGGATCGGCACCGGGCGCAAGGGCAAGCGCTTCGTGCGGGTCCCCCGGGTGGGCGTCATCGACGAGCACTCCGGCTGGTAG